A part of Ammospiza nelsoni isolate bAmmNel1 chromosome 9, bAmmNel1.pri, whole genome shotgun sequence genomic DNA contains:
- the GPBP1L1 gene encoding vasculin-like protein 1 — protein MAQHDFVPAWLNFSTPQSTKSPAATFEKHGEHLPRGEGRFGVSRRRHNSSDGFFNNGPLRTAGDCWHQPSLLRHDSVDSGVSKGAHVGLSGSQPGWHGPSRGHDGVSQRGGGGTGVHRHWNGNFHSRKSSAFQEKLPVESREEKKEDKEHLQFEEEDFPSLNPEAGRQNNQNKPLGTPSGVWENPPSAKQPTKMLVIKKVSKEDPSAAFSAAFTSPVSHLANGNKATTIVPSVYKNLVPKPAAPPSKPSPWKANRSEHKPGSLSSTRDSAFTSPVSVTKPAVLASGSVLTSPKESPSSTTPPIEICSSRLTKLMRRTTDKKSEFLKALKDDRNGEITENRECDKLDDMESSSTPEPKENWEENCHQNGLSLPLPEEGENLSHSLEAEHRLLKEMGWQEYPENDENYLPLTEDELKEFQIKSEQRRRNGFGKNGFLQGRGSSLLFHWGSTFKTKIEDSDTETSSSETSDDDA, from the exons ATGGCGCAGCATGACTTTGTTCCTGCCTGGCTTAACTTCTCAACACCACAGTCAACCAAG TCCCCTGCAGCCACCTTTGAGAAACATGGAGAGCATCTTCCACGGGGAGAGGGCCGCTTTGGCGTGAGCCGCAGGAGACACAACTCTTCCGATGGATTTTTCAATAATGGGCCCCTCCGGACTGCGGGAG ACTGCTGGCATCAGCCGTCCCTTCTCCGCCATGATTCTGTAGATTCTGGTGTTTCTAAAGGAGCTCATGTTGGGCTGTCTggcagccagcctggctggcatGGTCCCTCACGGGGCCATGATGGTGTGAGCCAGcgtggaggaggaggaactgGAGTTCATCGCCACTGGAATGGCAACTTCCATTCTCGGAAAAGTTCCGCCTTTCAAGAAAAGCTGCCTGTTGAATCCAGggaagagaagaaggaagatAAAGAGCATTTGCAGTTTGAGGAGGAAGACTTT CCATCTTTGAATCCAGAAGCTGGAAGACAGAACAACCAGAACAAACCTTTAGGGACACCTTCTGGAGTATGGG AAAACCCCCCTAGTGCCAAGCAACCTACCAAGATGCTGGTCATCAAAAAGGTTTCAAAAGAGGATCCTTCCGCCGCCTTCTCAGCTGCATTTACATCACCTGTTTCTCACCTGGCAAATGGCAACAAAGCCACCACCATTGTCCCAAGTGTCTACAAAAATCTGGTTCCTaaacctgcagctcctccttccaAG CCAAGCCCATGGAAAGCCAACAGAAGTGAACATAAACCAGGCTCGCTGTCCTCCACCCGTGACTCTGCCTTTACCAGTCCAGTGTCTGTAACCAAACCAGCGGTACTGGCAAGCGGCTCAGTCCTCACCTCTCCCAAAGAG AGTCCTTCCAGCACCACCCCTCCCATCGAGATCTGCTCCTCACGCCTGACGAAGCTGATGCGCCGGACCACTGACAAAAAGAGCGAATTCCTGAAGGCACTGAAGGATGATAGAAATGGGGAGATAACAGAAAACAGGGAATGTGACAAGCTGGATGAT atggagagcagcagcacaccaGAACCAaaggaaaactgggaagagaACTGCCATCAGAATGGCCTTTCTCTCCCTTTgccagaggagggggaaaacCTCTCCCATTCGTTGGAAGCAGAACACAG GTTATTGAAAGAAATGGGATGGCAGGAATATCCTGAAAATGATGAAAACTACCTTCCCCTCACGGAGGATGAGCTCAAAGAGTTCCAGATTAAATCAGAGCAG CGAAGAAGAAACGGATTTGGGAAGAACGGATTTCTGCAGGGCCGCGGCTCCAGCCTGTTGTTCCACTGGGGAAGCACTTTTAAGACAAAGATTGAGGACTCAGACACAGAAACAAGTAGCAGCGAAACGTCAGATGACGATGCCTGA